The following are from one region of the Gammaproteobacteria bacterium genome:
- the pnp gene encoding polyribonucleotide nucleotidyltransferase, with protein sequence MTLIKKVFQYGAHDVTIETGEIARQATGAVMCSMGDTVVMVTCVGVKTAVPGRDFFPLTVNYQERTYSAGKIPGGFFKREGRPTEKETLTSRLIDRPLRPLFPEGFINEVQIIATVVSLDTNIDPDIPAMLGASAAVAISGIPFAGPVGAARVGYKNGQYILNPGKDQLNDSELDLVVAGTESAVLMVESEARELSETVMLDAVMFGHEQLQIAVNAIRELAAEVGTPAWDWQPPAADLDLQEAVKSACGGAIAEAYQIKEKRVRQQRLAEIRKDVVAKLCTEGAQPVWASDAVKGAVESLESGLVRNSILEGAPRIDGRDTRSIRPITIRTGVLPRAHGSALFTRGETQALVVATLGTARDAQVIDAIEGERKEPFMLHYNFPPSCTGETGMVGSPKRREIGHGRLAKRGVIAVMPNMTDYPYAIRVVSEITESNGSSSMASVCGSSLALMDAGVPIKAPVAGIAMGLIKEGERFAVLSDILGDEDHLGDMDFKVAGTTGGVTALQMDIKIDGITREIMSVALDQAKEGRLHILGKMNAVLSQPRGELSEYAPRYVTFKINPERIRDVIGKGGATIRALTEETGTSIDITDDGTVKIASVDKAAGLEARRRIEEITADVEVGRVYEGKVSKLMDFGAFVTILPGKDGLVHISQISDDRVENVSDKLTEGEVIKVKVLEIDKQGRIRLSMKAVGKDG encoded by the coding sequence GTGACCCTCATCAAAAAAGTTTTCCAGTACGGCGCTCACGACGTTACGATTGAAACAGGCGAAATTGCCCGCCAAGCCACAGGTGCCGTGATGTGCAGCATGGGCGACACGGTGGTTATGGTGACCTGTGTTGGAGTTAAAACAGCCGTGCCAGGCCGGGACTTCTTTCCGTTGACGGTCAACTACCAGGAGCGCACTTACTCCGCTGGCAAGATCCCTGGAGGATTTTTCAAGCGCGAAGGACGCCCCACCGAAAAAGAAACCCTCACTTCCCGCCTGATTGACCGCCCGCTCCGCCCCCTCTTCCCTGAAGGGTTTATCAACGAAGTCCAGATTATCGCCACGGTAGTTTCGCTGGACACCAATATCGACCCTGATATCCCCGCTATGCTAGGTGCGTCTGCGGCGGTTGCGATCTCCGGCATCCCCTTCGCTGGCCCGGTGGGCGCCGCCCGTGTGGGTTATAAGAATGGTCAATACATTCTCAACCCTGGCAAAGATCAGCTCAATGATTCCGAACTGGATCTGGTAGTGGCCGGTACGGAAAGCGCGGTGTTGATGGTGGAGTCCGAGGCCCGCGAACTGTCCGAGACAGTGATGCTGGATGCCGTGATGTTCGGCCATGAGCAATTGCAGATCGCGGTTAATGCAATACGCGAACTGGCCGCCGAGGTGGGTACGCCTGCCTGGGATTGGCAGCCTCCGGCAGCGGATCTTGATTTGCAGGAAGCGGTCAAGAGCGCCTGCGGTGGAGCGATTGCCGAGGCCTACCAGATTAAAGAGAAGCGTGTCCGTCAGCAGCGCCTTGCAGAGATTCGTAAAGATGTGGTTGCCAAGCTGTGCACCGAAGGCGCTCAGCCTGTTTGGGCTTCTGATGCCGTCAAAGGCGCCGTCGAGTCACTGGAAAGCGGTTTGGTGCGCAATAGTATTCTGGAAGGTGCGCCGCGTATCGATGGGCGTGACACCCGCTCTATCCGCCCTATCACCATCCGCACTGGCGTATTGCCTCGTGCCCATGGCTCCGCGTTGTTTACTCGTGGTGAGACCCAGGCTCTGGTAGTAGCTACGCTCGGCACTGCGCGTGATGCCCAAGTGATCGACGCGATTGAGGGTGAGCGCAAAGAGCCTTTCATGCTGCACTACAACTTCCCGCCGTCATGCACAGGCGAGACCGGCATGGTCGGCAGCCCGAAGCGCCGCGAGATCGGCCATGGCCGCCTTGCCAAGCGGGGTGTTATAGCGGTGATGCCGAACATGACCGATTATCCTTACGCAATCCGCGTGGTCTCCGAAATCACCGAGTCCAACGGTTCCAGCTCGATGGCTTCGGTGTGCGGCAGCAGCTTGGCGCTGATGGACGCTGGCGTGCCGATCAAAGCGCCGGTGGCTGGTATTGCTATGGGGCTGATCAAAGAGGGCGAGCGCTTCGCGGTGCTCAGCGACATTCTGGGTGATGAAGATCATCTGGGCGACATGGATTTCAAGGTTGCCGGGACCACGGGGGGCGTTACCGCCCTGCAAATGGACATCAAGATCGATGGCATTACTCGTGAGATCATGTCGGTTGCCTTGGATCAGGCCAAAGAGGGGCGTCTGCACATCCTGGGCAAGATGAATGCAGTGCTTTCCCAGCCGCGCGGCGAACTGTCTGAATACGCGCCGCGTTATGTCACCTTCAAGATCAATCCCGAGCGCATCCGTGATGTGATCGGCAAGGGCGGCGCCACCATTCGCGCGTTAACCGAAGAAACCGGCACCAGTATCGACATCACTGATGACGGCACGGTGAAAATCGCCTCTGTAGACAAGGCCGCCGGATTGGAGGCGCGTCGCCGCATCGAGGAGATCACTGCCGATGTGGAAGTGGGCAGGGTCTATGAGGGCAAGGTGTCAAAACTGATGGATTTCGGTGCCTTCGTAACCATACTTCCTGGTAAGGATGGCTTGGTGCATATCTCCCAGATCTCAGATGACCGCGTTGAGAACGTTAGTGATAAGCTGACCGAAGGCGAAGTAATCAAGGTCAAGGTGCTGGAGATAGACAAGCAGGGACGTATCCGTCTGAGCATGAAAGCTGTTGGTAAAGACGGCTAA
- the rpsO gene encoding 30S ribosomal protein S15: protein MPLSAEGKSGVVKQYQRTATDTGSPEVQVALLSARIDQLSGHFKAHSKDHHSRQGLLRMVSQRRKLLDYVKKIDLGRYRDLIARLGLRR from the coding sequence ATGCCACTGAGCGCTGAAGGTAAGAGCGGAGTTGTAAAGCAGTACCAACGCACGGCCACTGACACAGGGTCGCCGGAAGTCCAGGTAGCGCTGCTGTCCGCGCGCATCGACCAGTTGTCGGGTCATTTTAAGGCCCATAGCAAAGATCACCATTCTCGTCAGGGTCTGTTGCGCATGGTGAGCCAGCGCAGAAAGCTGCTGGACTATGTCAAGAAAATCGATCTTGGTCGTTATCGCGATCTGATTGCGCGCCTTGGTTTGCGCCGATAA
- the truB gene encoding tRNA pseudouridine(55) synthase TruB has protein sequence MNHPRQPRRDVHGIILLDKPYGVSSNSALQRVKRLFQARKAGHTGSLDPLATGLLPVCLGDATKMSGFLLDADKSYRVRIKLGIKTATGDAEGAAVAIRPVADIDEPRLLRVLADFTGQIEQVPPMHSAIKQNGQPLYKLAHQGIVVERQPRSVIIHKISLLQFDGDLVEVEVDCSKGTYIRVLAEDIGEALGCGAHVAELRRTRAGPFDGVQMLTLDALEERAKEDLSCLDGLLLPMDSALAHWPDVLLPDDAAYFLRQGQAVRASQAPLSGWVKLYTRQRRFLGVGCMLEDGRVAPKRLVGSMDG, from the coding sequence ATGAACCATCCCCGTCAGCCGCGCCGTGATGTTCATGGCATTATTCTGCTTGACAAGCCCTACGGCGTTAGCTCCAACTCCGCTTTGCAGCGAGTAAAACGTCTTTTCCAGGCGCGCAAAGCCGGGCACACGGGCAGTTTGGATCCACTAGCTACCGGCCTGCTGCCGGTTTGCCTGGGGGATGCCACCAAGATGTCGGGCTTCCTGTTGGATGCCGATAAATCCTATCGTGTCCGAATCAAGCTCGGCATCAAGACCGCCACCGGCGATGCCGAAGGTGCGGCAGTGGCCATTCGTCCTGTTGCTGATATCGACGAGCCGCGCCTGCTGCGCGTGCTGGCGGATTTTACCGGGCAGATTGAGCAGGTGCCGCCAATGCACTCCGCGATCAAACAGAATGGCCAGCCTTTATACAAGCTGGCGCATCAGGGTATCGTCGTTGAGCGCCAACCACGTAGTGTGATCATTCACAAGATCTCCCTGTTACAGTTTGATGGTGATCTGGTGGAGGTCGAGGTTGACTGCTCCAAGGGGACTTACATCCGTGTCTTGGCAGAAGATATCGGCGAGGCACTGGGGTGCGGCGCCCATGTGGCAGAATTGCGTCGCACCAGGGCGGGTCCGTTTGATGGCGTGCAGATGCTGACCCTGGATGCGCTGGAAGAACGCGCGAAAGAAGATTTGTCGTGTCTGGATGGCTTGTTGCTGCCGATGGATAGCGCATTGGCGCACTGGCCGGATGTTTTGCTGCCCGACGACGCAGCCTATTTTTTGCGTCAGGGACAGGCGGTGCGGGCCTCCCAGGCTCCGCTTAGTGGTTGGGTGAAGCTTTACACCCGCCAGCGACGCTTTCTGGGCGTGGGCTGTATGCTTGAGGATGGTCGGGTTGCCCCCAAGCGGCTTGTTGGCAGCATGGATGGTTAA
- the rbfA gene encoding 30S ribosome-binding factor RbfA produces the protein MAKEYSRTRRVATLLQRELAILIQQEINDPGLGMVTVSGVDLASDMKHAKVYVTVFGNTRPVDEVLEVLKGAAGFLRHEVAQRVLMRVNPALSFIYDASVEKGANLSALIDEAVAKGRNPSDKPE, from the coding sequence ATGGCAAAAGAATACAGTCGTACCCGGAGAGTTGCCACCCTGTTGCAGCGGGAGCTGGCGATATTGATTCAACAGGAGATCAATGATCCTGGGCTCGGTATGGTAACCGTGTCAGGCGTGGATCTTGCCTCGGACATGAAGCACGCCAAAGTATATGTGACCGTGTTCGGCAACACCCGCCCTGTTGATGAAGTGCTGGAAGTGCTGAAGGGGGCGGCGGGCTTTTTGCGCCATGAGGTGGCGCAACGGGTGCTAATGAGGGTAAATCCAGCGCTATCTTTTATCTATGATGCTTCTGTGGAAAAGGGGGCTAATCTGAGCGCCCTGATTGATGAGGCGGTAGCTAAGGGGCGGAATCCGTCTGACAAGCCCGAGTAA